In Terriglobales bacterium, the sequence ACCACGGCCTGATTCGCTTTGCGGTTCTCCGGCGTAAAACGGGGAACAACGTTGCGGAAGTCAGAAGCGTCGAATTTCGTGTTCTCGTCGATCTTGCCGGTGAGGAACCCTCTCCCCAGGGGACTGAACGGAACGAATCCGATTCCGAGCTCCTCGAGCGTCGGTAGTACTTCCGCTTCAGGCTCCCTCCACCACAGCGAATATTCGCTCTGAAGAGCGGCTACAGGCTGCACCGCGTGCGCCCGGCGGATGGTCTCGACGCCTGCTTCTGAGAGGCCGAAATGCCTTACCTTGCCTTCCCGAATGAGGTCTTTCACCACGCCTGCGACGTCTTCGATCGGAACATTCGGATCGACCCGGTGCTGATAGAACAGGTCAATCGCATCCGTCTTCAGGCGTTTCAGCGAAGCCTCGGCGACTTCCCTGATGTGTTCCGGGCGGCTGTCCAAACCGGCCTGCTTCTTGTTCTCGATCCTGAACCCGAATTTGGTGGCGATCACCACCTGCTCACGCACGGGCGCAAGCGCCTCACCGACGAGTTCTTCGTTCGTGAACGGCCCGTACACTTCCGCGGTGTCAAAGAACGTGACCCCGCGCTCCACTGCCGCTCGGATGAGTGCGATTCCCTGCTGCTTGTCCACAGGCGGCCCATAGCCGGAGCTCAATCCCATGCAACCGAGCCCGATGGCCGAAACCTCCAGATCGCTTCTTCCAAGTTTGCGTTCTTGCATGATTTCTCTCCTCCTACGCAGCGCGGTCCATGAGTTTGGTCTGCCCTTCAGAATGCCGGACGCCACGGCTGACTAGGGGCTCGGAATCTGCAAGACCCTTGGCGATATATCAGGGTACTCAAGCGGGCAGGCGCATCTTCTTCAGGAAGGCGGCGTAGCGCGGGTCGCGTTCCAGGCTCCTCAGCAGTGGGTCCCCTTTCATCTCGGAGAGCCCGCCGTCGCGTTGGGCGTAGGCCCGCTCCAGCCATTCGAAAGCGCGGTCGGCTTCCCCGCGGAAGGCGTACACCTCGGCAATCTGGAACGCCGCGTCCGCATGGTACTTTGCCACAAACTCCGCCAGGGCCGCGTCCGCTTCCTTCTTCCGCCCCAGGGCATGATATGCCAGCGCCTGCCCGTACAGGCGCCAGACAGGCTCCGGCTCCCGGTCCATTTCGGCCAGGGCCTCCTGCGGGCGCACCTGCGCCAGGTAGACCCGGCCGAGGAGCGTGTGCGTACCCTGGCCCTCCGGGTTGAGCTCCAGGGCCTTCTTCAAAGCCGCTGCTGCGTCCTCCGGCCGGCCGGCATAGTGGGCATGGATCCCAAGATTGGTGCGGGCAGACACGCTAAGCGGATCCAGCTCTACGGCCCGGCGGTCCAGGGCCAGGGCCTCTTCAAAGCGGCCCAAGGTAAAGGCCAGGGTGCCAGCGCTCCGCATAACTTTGGCGTTTCCCGGCTCCAGGGCCAGCGCCCGCTGGTGGGAGGCATCCGCTCCCGCCCAGTCCCAGTCGTAGGCCTTCTTGATCCATCCCATGGCCGCGTGGGCCTCCGCCAGGTTTGCATCGAGCGCCAAGGCCC encodes:
- a CDS encoding aldo/keto reductase, giving the protein MQERKLGRSDLEVSAIGLGCMGLSSGYGPPVDKQQGIALIRAAVERGVTFFDTAEVYGPFTNEELVGEALAPVREQVVIATKFGFRIENKKQAGLDSRPEHIREVAEASLKRLKTDAIDLFYQHRVDPNVPIEDVAGVVKDLIREGKVRHFGLSEAGVETIRRAHAVQPVAALQSEYSLWWREPEAEVLPTLEELGIGFVPFSPLGRGFLTGKIDENTKFDASDFRNVVPRFTPENRKANQAVVELLGRIAAGKKATPAQIALAWLLAQKPWIVPIPGTTKLHRLEENLGADSVELTPDDLRQIDHAASKIPVQGARYPEELQKLVGR